GATTGCACCTGCTGGTTACAATGGCGATATTAAGATACTCATCGGCGTTGACAGCAATAACACTTTACTAGGCGTGCGCACCCTAGCTCATCAGGAAACCCCAGGGTTAGGTGACAAGATTGAACTGCGTAAATCGGGTTGGGTATTACAGTTTAGCGGTTGGATTTACGACAATACTAAGCCAGCATTAAAAGTTAAAAAAGATGGCGGCGATATTGACCAGTTCTCTGGCGCGACCATTACCCCAAGAGCATATCTAGGAGCAATTAACAACGCAATGCGTTTTGTTGAGCAAAATCGTACCCAGTTATACCGCGCGCCAATTAATT
This DNA window, taken from Shewanella maritima, encodes the following:
- the rsxG gene encoding electron transport complex subunit RsxG translates to MVKNGTILAIFALLCTGLVAVISAMTEDTIEQQQKLQLTKLLAEVVPENMHDNPLTEHCILVHDPELLGSEQPMPAYVATIDGEPTALALEVIAPAGYNGDIKILIGVDSNNTLLGVRTLAHQETPGLGDKIELRKSGWVLQFSGWIYDNTKPALKVKKDGGDIDQFSGATITPRAYLGAINNAMRFVEQNRTQLYRAPINCEAHDE